A portion of the Algisphaera agarilytica genome contains these proteins:
- the rho gene encoding transcription termination factor Rho yields the protein MSNEPQTARGILEMSNKSDGRLRQLTDTYVSEPTDPVVAAHLIQKYNLRPGLELEVTLGKPVGGSNPKNNGQSGGGKGKKKKRPKANAIDPKACRAKDIISVDGVPVEEMGEYKTYEDLTTVMPSPRLTLEYPGCPPSCRLIDLFCPIGYGTRGMIVSPPKAGKTTLLQQIATAISRNHPDTEVYALLIDERPEEVTDFRRNVPCTVWASSNDHPIERHVGLAMLALERCKRHAEMGRDVVVLLDSLTRIGRAFNTAPNLAGTGRTLSGGLDAGALSIPKQLFGGARKFEEGGSLTIIATALVDTGSRGDQVIFEEFKGTGNMELILDRKIAEQRTFPAMDLAASGTRNENLLMSDAELNTVTQLRRRLQQMQPVTQIDQLLRALERFETNGALVGDTESKTKAPA from the coding sequence ATGAGCAACGAACCTCAGACCGCGCGCGGCATCCTCGAGATGTCCAACAAGTCCGACGGGCGACTCCGCCAACTCACCGACACCTACGTCTCTGAGCCCACCGACCCCGTGGTCGCGGCGCACCTCATCCAGAAGTACAACCTCCGACCGGGGCTCGAACTCGAAGTCACCCTCGGCAAACCCGTCGGCGGCTCCAACCCCAAGAACAACGGCCAGTCCGGCGGCGGCAAGGGCAAGAAGAAAAAACGCCCCAAGGCCAACGCCATCGACCCGAAAGCCTGCCGGGCCAAGGACATCATCTCCGTCGACGGCGTGCCCGTCGAAGAGATGGGCGAGTACAAAACCTACGAAGACCTCACCACCGTCATGCCCTCGCCCCGGCTGACGCTGGAGTACCCCGGCTGCCCGCCGTCATGCCGATTGATCGACCTGTTCTGCCCCATCGGCTACGGCACCCGCGGCATGATCGTCTCCCCGCCCAAGGCCGGTAAGACCACGCTGCTCCAACAGATCGCCACCGCCATCAGCCGCAACCACCCCGACACCGAGGTGTACGCGCTCTTGATCGACGAACGGCCCGAAGAGGTCACCGACTTCCGCCGCAACGTGCCCTGCACCGTCTGGGCCTCGTCCAACGACCACCCCATCGAGCGCCACGTCGGCCTGGCGATGCTGGCGCTGGAGCGCTGCAAGCGTCACGCCGAGATGGGCCGTGACGTCGTGGTGCTGCTCGACTCGCTGACCCGCATCGGCCGGGCGTTCAACACCGCCCCCAACCTCGCCGGCACGGGCCGGACCCTCTCCGGCGGCCTCGACGCCGGCGCGCTGTCCATCCCCAAGCAGCTCTTCGGCGGCGCCCGCAAGTTCGAAGAGGGCGGCTCGCTCACCATCATCGCTACGGCGCTCGTCGACACCGGCAGCCGCGGCGACCAGGTGATCTTCGAAGAGTTCAAGGGCACCGGCAACATGGAGCTCATCCTCGACCGCAAGATCGCCGAGCAGCGCACCTTCCCCGCGATGGACCTCGCCGCGTCCGGCACGCGGAACGAGAACCTCCTGATGTCTGACGCCGAGCTCAACACCGTGACGCAGCTCCGCCGCCGCCTGCAGCAGATGCAGCCGGTCACGCAGATCGATCAGCTGCTGCGGGCCCTCGAACGCTTCGAGACCAATGGTGCGCTCGTGGGTGACACCGAGAGCAAGACCAAGGCCCCGGCGTAA
- a CDS encoding TFIIB-type zinc ribbon-containing protein: protein MPMAAYWSWRKTLEAPLPNLDAEQGGNDVELIDSEAGKRCPFDGAFLIRHKVGHGIDFHIDRCGRCGGVWLDAGEWEELQRRQMHDDLHLIFTSSWQAEVRRQRRTKAEEDLLVRRLGNSDYKKAVETKRWIDSHKENETLPALLGFLLDGIGGIGELLP from the coding sequence ATGCCCATGGCCGCGTATTGGTCGTGGCGCAAAACCCTCGAAGCGCCGCTGCCCAACCTCGATGCCGAGCAAGGCGGCAACGATGTCGAGCTCATCGATTCCGAAGCGGGTAAACGCTGCCCGTTCGACGGCGCTTTCCTCATCCGCCACAAGGTCGGGCACGGCATCGACTTTCACATCGACCGCTGCGGCCGGTGCGGCGGCGTTTGGCTCGACGCAGGTGAATGGGAAGAACTGCAGCGACGCCAGATGCACGACGACCTGCATCTGATCTTCACTTCATCGTGGCAAGCGGAAGTCCGTCGGCAAAGACGAACCAAGGCCGAGGAAGACCTTTTGGTCCGTCGTTTGGGTAACTCGGATTACAAGAAAGCGGTCGAAACCAAGCGTTGGATCGATTCTCACAAAGAGAATGAAACGCTGCCGGCTCTGCTGGGCTTTTTGCTGGATGGGATCGGCGGGATCGGGGAGTTGTTGCCTTAA
- the thiE gene encoding thiamine phosphate synthase — translation MPAVLRILDANANRAREALRVMEDAVRFLLDDAGLAEPIKQLRHDLAQALAGIPNLQAHRDTPGDVGTTITTPAEQSRAGVADVALAAGKRLSEALRSIEEFAKTLPTDQAGVASAVEQLRYRGYEIEQQLNAALSSTRAKQWRVCLLLTESLCKLPWLDVLDQALDAGVDCVQLREKDLEASELLDRAATVVERCHQANSTAIINDRPDIAFASGADGVHLGQTDLPVAAVRKLVGHQLLVGVSTSNLDQARAAKAAGADYVGVGPMFPTTTKHKPVLAGPAYLREYLADERVQRMPHLAIGGITPDNLPKLMDAGVQGIAVSSVICAAEQPGKVALRLLQEWD, via the coding sequence ATGCCCGCTGTGTTACGCATCCTCGACGCCAACGCCAACCGTGCCCGTGAAGCCTTGCGGGTGATGGAGGATGCGGTGCGTTTCCTGCTGGATGACGCGGGGTTGGCCGAGCCGATCAAGCAGCTGCGGCATGATCTCGCCCAGGCGTTGGCGGGGATTCCCAATCTGCAGGCCCACCGCGACACGCCCGGGGATGTCGGGACCACAATCACCACACCCGCCGAGCAATCGCGGGCCGGGGTCGCAGACGTCGCGCTCGCCGCGGGCAAACGGCTGAGCGAGGCGCTGCGTTCGATCGAAGAGTTCGCCAAGACACTCCCGACCGATCAGGCGGGTGTGGCATCCGCGGTTGAGCAATTGCGTTACCGCGGCTACGAGATCGAGCAACAACTCAACGCGGCGTTGTCTTCCACACGCGCCAAGCAGTGGCGGGTATGCCTGCTGCTGACCGAGTCGCTCTGCAAGCTGCCTTGGCTGGATGTGCTGGACCAAGCGCTCGACGCCGGCGTCGACTGTGTACAGCTGCGAGAAAAAGACCTCGAGGCCAGCGAACTGCTCGACCGCGCCGCCACGGTTGTCGAGCGTTGCCACCAGGCCAACTCCACCGCGATCATCAACGACCGCCCCGACATCGCCTTCGCCAGCGGAGCGGATGGCGTACACCTGGGCCAGACCGACCTGCCGGTCGCCGCGGTGCGGAAACTCGTCGGCCACCAACTGCTCGTCGGCGTCAGTACCTCAAACCTCGACCAGGCCCGCGCTGCCAAAGCTGCGGGTGCCGACTACGTCGGCGTCGGCCCGATGTTCCCCACCACCACCAAGCACAAGCCCGTCCTCGCCGGCCCCGCCTACCTCCGCGAGTATCTTGCCGACGAGCGAGTCCAACGCATGCCCCACCTCGCCATCGGCGGCATCACGCCCGACAACCTGCCCAAGCTCATGGACGCTGGTGTCCAAGGCATCGCGGTCAGTTCGGTGATCTGCGCGGCTGAGCAACCCGGCAAGGTCGCTTTGCGTCTGTTGCAAGAATGGGACTAA
- a CDS encoding lipid-A-disaccharide synthase N-terminal domain-containing protein, whose translation MPHLLAPLLLALSLMIVPASGQAPATIDADSEDVKTLNLQGRIGDLELVREGDELRVQHNGHTLSADEYLAMIEMQQQRRDAGGPLFKLFNITTAFGILWVAIGLLGQVLFTGRMVVQWIVSEKEKRSIVPPIFWYMSLAGATMLMIYFIWRKDIVGVLGQSTGWFIYARNVALLRKTRVTVTRSAAASDETDDHTLAPGQ comes from the coding sequence ATGCCTCACCTCCTCGCCCCCCTGCTGCTCGCGCTGTCGCTGATGATCGTGCCCGCGTCGGGTCAGGCCCCCGCCACGATCGATGCCGACAGCGAAGACGTGAAGACCCTGAACTTGCAGGGCCGGATCGGCGACCTGGAATTGGTGCGTGAGGGCGACGAGCTGCGCGTCCAGCACAACGGCCACACCCTCAGTGCGGACGAATACCTGGCGATGATCGAGATGCAGCAGCAGCGTCGCGACGCGGGCGGGCCGTTGTTCAAGCTGTTCAACATCACCACCGCGTTCGGAATCCTGTGGGTCGCCATCGGCCTGCTCGGACAGGTGCTGTTCACCGGGCGGATGGTCGTGCAGTGGATCGTCAGCGAGAAAGAAAAGCGATCGATCGTTCCGCCGATCTTCTGGTACATGAGTCTGGCGGGGGCGACGATGCTCATGATCTACTTCATCTGGCGGAAAGACATCGTCGGCGTGTTGGGCCAGTCGACGGGTTGGTTCATCTACGCACGGAACGTGGCGTTGCTGCGCAAGACCCGGGTCACGGTGACGCGTTCGGCGGCCGCCTCGGATGAGACGGATGACCACACTTTAGCCCCGGGTCAATGA
- a CDS encoding glycosyltransferase family 2 protein gives MADAQPSSPAPDTPEYDLAVVAPALNEAGNLTPLVQQIAQAFSATGKKFQIVIVDDGSTDTTPDELASLKTEFPMLTTVRHDTPQGQSASMRAAIHAASAPIICTLDADLQNDPADLPRMVELLIAEDADLVQGDRSANRQDHAFRKIASIVGRYARKLIVGDGARDTGCGTRALKAEMARRLPLHRPGMHRFIPACAAGFGGKVVETAVNHRPRHEGKTKYGTGLLKRGIPGLRDCFAVRGMIREAKRNPASASTAATP, from the coding sequence ATGGCTGACGCCCAACCTTCTTCGCCAGCACCCGATACACCCGAGTACGACCTCGCGGTGGTCGCACCCGCGCTCAATGAAGCGGGCAACCTCACGCCCCTGGTCCAGCAGATCGCCCAGGCCTTCAGCGCCACCGGCAAGAAGTTCCAGATCGTCATCGTAGACGACGGCTCGACCGATACCACGCCCGACGAGCTCGCGTCGCTCAAGACCGAGTTCCCCATGCTCACCACCGTTCGGCACGACACGCCCCAGGGCCAGTCCGCCTCGATGCGGGCCGCGATCCATGCCGCGAGCGCCCCGATTATCTGCACGCTCGATGCCGACCTGCAGAACGACCCCGCCGACCTGCCGCGGATGGTCGAGCTGCTGATCGCCGAGGACGCCGACCTCGTGCAGGGCGACCGCTCGGCCAACCGCCAGGACCACGCCTTCCGCAAGATCGCCTCCATCGTCGGCCGATACGCCCGCAAGCTCATCGTCGGCGACGGCGCCCGCGACACCGGCTGCGGCACCCGCGCCCTCAAGGCCGAGATGGCCCGCCGCCTGCCGCTCCACCGCCCAGGCATGCACCGCTTCATCCCCGCCTGCGCCGCGGGCTTCGGCGGCAAGGTCGTCGAGACCGCCGTCAACCACCGCCCCCGCCACGAGGGCAAGACCAAGTACGGCACCGGGCTGCTCAAGCGCGGCATCCCCGGCCTGCGCGACTGCTTCGCCGTCCGCGGCATGATCCGTGAAGCCAAGCGCAACCCCGCCTCGGCTTCAACCGCCGCCACGCCCTGA
- a CDS encoding transglutaminase TgpA family protein codes for MNTALLFRRLVFAQVLLGIVASCMAERNPGLLLITGAIGAMSWYITEGPRGKTIPRWLVNAGALVAVGWLVVELMTQRSYVVAAMGHFTMALQLLMLYAHKNDREYSQLLVLSLLQMIGASVLSVSMIYGIFLAIYCTLALATVLMFHLTSTADRVHQANLAAAPDGQAPPRPNTWAGPGARRQLRYFGLVIGLVCGLVASAVFVTMPRTGKSPIDIGSSQSLNAPKQTGFSNTVRLGGGPIGTGSREPMLNLKLKTHGQSIGWEDDPWLVRGAALDAYNTETHTWYRSQFAIASDRITKITTLNKQVEQIAKELNQTGVYTAEIALRDSRQRTIFSVVPVPIRRGSQGFFLTHFDSDSLIDVAFSAIDHQLRATESIVGAATYRLSWPSPMRLPALDGESTAPLEPGVPPSIDDLSEDLLPRPLDQMIDHRSYSLYGGEDASNPSTPEINKDNYSRLWEVETEKVRNMALRIIREAGLDRDPEARHTPDDLNITMVLAEYLRARYAYDLANPPARKGEDPLISFLFETRRGHCELFASGLAALCRSIGIPARVITGFRASEFNALGGYYVVRQSNAHAWTEVDGGPGIGWRTFDATPPDRVEAEHSAPEGFFASVREFYEHIEFAWIRSVVAFDRQTQEDVIHQVTDTVRTTSRDGLAGFKQFIQRMKNLPGEMQLGYLELFAAGLCIVGLLIASGIMLRLFLSRRRRILRLQLTTLPAPQRRGLSRRLRFYLIMLDILERHGFHRPDWQSPASFAQELAEANPMRFDPVVALTDLFYEIRFGHRPLDADRKRRIRAHLKHLEHSIADNSV; via the coding sequence ATGAATACCGCGTTGTTGTTTCGTCGGCTGGTGTTTGCTCAGGTGCTTCTGGGCATCGTCGCGTCGTGTATGGCCGAGCGCAACCCCGGGCTGCTGCTGATCACCGGGGCGATCGGGGCGATGTCCTGGTACATCACCGAGGGGCCGCGGGGCAAGACGATCCCGCGTTGGCTGGTCAACGCCGGTGCCCTGGTCGCGGTGGGCTGGCTGGTTGTCGAACTGATGACGCAGCGAAGCTACGTCGTAGCGGCGATGGGCCACTTCACCATGGCGCTGCAGCTGTTGATGTTGTACGCCCACAAAAACGACCGCGAGTATTCGCAGCTCCTCGTGCTGAGCCTGCTGCAGATGATCGGGGCCAGCGTGTTGTCGGTCTCGATGATCTACGGCATCTTCCTGGCGATTTACTGCACGTTGGCGCTGGCAACGGTGTTGATGTTCCACCTGACCTCGACAGCCGACCGTGTTCACCAAGCGAACCTAGCCGCCGCCCCCGACGGCCAAGCGCCGCCCCGCCCGAACACCTGGGCGGGTCCGGGAGCACGGAGGCAGCTTCGCTACTTCGGTTTGGTGATCGGATTGGTGTGCGGGCTGGTCGCGTCAGCGGTGTTTGTCACCATGCCGCGTACCGGTAAGTCGCCGATCGATATCGGCTCTTCACAAAGCCTGAATGCCCCCAAACAGACCGGCTTCAGTAACACCGTCCGCCTAGGCGGCGGGCCGATCGGTACGGGCTCGCGTGAACCGATGCTCAACCTCAAGCTCAAAACGCACGGCCAGTCGATCGGCTGGGAAGATGATCCATGGCTCGTACGCGGCGCGGCCCTGGATGCCTACAACACCGAGACCCACACGTGGTACCGCTCGCAATTCGCCATCGCCAGTGACCGCATCACCAAAATCACCACGCTCAACAAACAAGTCGAGCAAATCGCAAAGGAACTCAATCAAACCGGCGTATACACCGCAGAGATCGCCCTACGCGACTCGCGCCAACGCACGATTTTCAGCGTGGTCCCCGTTCCGATCCGCCGCGGATCTCAGGGATTCTTCCTCACCCACTTCGATTCCGATAGCCTGATCGATGTCGCATTCAGCGCGATCGACCATCAGCTACGGGCTACCGAATCGATCGTTGGGGCTGCAACCTATCGTCTGAGTTGGCCATCCCCCATGCGGTTGCCCGCCCTCGACGGCGAGTCAACAGCACCATTGGAACCGGGTGTGCCTCCCAGCATCGATGACTTGTCCGAGGATCTGCTCCCACGTCCTCTGGACCAGATGATAGACCACCGTAGTTATTCGCTGTACGGCGGTGAAGACGCAAGCAACCCCAGCACGCCGGAGATCAACAAAGACAACTACTCTCGTCTATGGGAAGTCGAAACCGAAAAAGTGAGGAACATGGCTTTGCGGATTATCCGCGAGGCCGGTCTCGACCGTGACCCCGAAGCCCGCCACACGCCGGACGACCTGAACATCACCATGGTTCTGGCCGAGTACCTCCGTGCCCGGTACGCCTACGACCTGGCCAACCCCCCGGCTCGCAAGGGTGAGGACCCACTCATCTCGTTCCTCTTCGAAACCCGGCGGGGCCACTGCGAGTTGTTCGCCTCGGGCTTGGCGGCGCTGTGTCGATCTATCGGTATCCCCGCCCGGGTCATCACCGGCTTCCGCGCCAGCGAATTCAACGCCCTCGGCGGGTACTACGTCGTCCGCCAATCCAACGCCCACGCCTGGACCGAAGTCGACGGCGGCCCCGGCATCGGCTGGCGCACCTTCGACGCCACCCCGCCGGACCGGGTCGAAGCCGAGCACTCCGCCCCCGAGGGCTTCTTCGCCTCGGTCCGCGAGTTCTACGAGCACATCGAGTTCGCGTGGATCCGCAGCGTCGTCGCGTTCGACCGCCAGACCCAGGAAGACGTCATCCACCAGGTCACCGACACCGTCCGCACCACGAGCCGAGACGGACTGGCCGGCTTCAAACAGTTCATTCAACGAATGAAAAACCTGCCCGGTGAGATGCAACTGGGTTACCTCGAGCTGTTCGCCGCCGGGCTGTGCATCGTCGGCCTGCTGATCGCTTCGGGCATCATGTTGCGTCTGTTCCTCTCACGGCGGCGACGGATTCTGCGGCTGCAACTCACCACCCTGCCCGCCCCGCAACGACGAGGCCTCAGCCGACGCCTGCGCTTCTACCTCATCATGCTCGACATCCTCGAACGGCACGGCTTCCACCGGCCCGACTGGCAGTCCCCCGCGAGCTTCGCCCAGGAGCTCGCCGAAGCCAACCCGATGCGGTTCGACCCCGTCGTCGCCCTCACCGATCTGTTCTACGAAATCCGCTTCGGCCACCGCCCGCTTGACGCCGACCGCAAACGCCGGATCCGTGCCCACCTCAAGCACCTCGAACACTCGATCGCGGATAACTCTGTCTGA
- a CDS encoding DUF58 domain-containing protein, with protein sequence MASSRTRIRLGSGGVLYLLVSGVILASAIYTQANLLFWGFGLMVGGMIISVCIAAISLRGLEVTRVVSSHCAAGEALPLGYELHNRSWLPMFSVVLQEGWGSGLAGWKSEGPASGAGIDQMLGGPPQAWVLHVGAGQVTQTQAPCRPRRRGKLTFERIEASTSFPFSVLRKSVTFEQTDEVLVFPYLYRVRRQLLTQLATTEGEGKHVEERPGGTEEFFGLREYRPGDSPRMIDWKRTAKTGELVARELTTPRPPSLSLVLDLRETPPMSVGGKRQTKQGLVEDAVSGRQLEERAVSLAASLICDAYLRGFRVGLRVLGPECPTFRARHSLLHRTQLLEALTEMDLAQKDQNLSGADTLQRTAVVIWPGRGSTPSVGGRGGNGGGPTVLGAADFDRYVTNATDLAALDQATSRNTLAAKRSELSGSLATAAVATARGGE encoded by the coding sequence ATGGCGTCATCGCGGACACGCATACGACTGGGCTCGGGCGGGGTGTTGTACCTGCTGGTGTCGGGCGTGATCCTGGCGTCGGCGATCTACACCCAAGCCAACCTGTTGTTCTGGGGCTTCGGGCTGATGGTCGGCGGGATGATCATCTCGGTCTGCATCGCGGCGATCTCGTTGAGGGGATTGGAAGTCACGCGCGTGGTGTCGTCGCATTGCGCGGCGGGCGAGGCGCTGCCGTTAGGTTACGAACTGCATAACCGGTCGTGGCTGCCGATGTTCTCGGTCGTGTTGCAGGAAGGCTGGGGCTCGGGCTTGGCGGGATGGAAGTCGGAGGGCCCCGCGTCGGGCGCAGGGATCGATCAGATGCTCGGCGGGCCGCCGCAGGCCTGGGTGCTACACGTCGGCGCGGGCCAGGTCACCCAGACGCAAGCCCCCTGCCGACCACGGCGGCGCGGGAAGCTGACGTTTGAACGCATCGAAGCTTCGACATCGTTCCCGTTCAGCGTGCTGCGGAAGTCGGTGACCTTCGAACAGACCGACGAGGTGCTGGTGTTTCCATACCTCTACCGCGTCCGGCGTCAGCTACTGACCCAGCTGGCAACCACCGAGGGGGAAGGCAAGCACGTGGAGGAGCGCCCCGGGGGTACCGAAGAATTCTTCGGCCTGCGTGAGTACCGACCCGGGGACAGCCCCCGGATGATCGACTGGAAGCGTACCGCCAAAACGGGTGAACTCGTTGCCCGGGAACTGACTACACCGCGCCCGCCGAGCCTTTCGCTGGTGCTGGACCTGCGTGAGACGCCGCCGATGAGTGTCGGCGGCAAACGGCAAACCAAGCAGGGCCTGGTCGAGGACGCGGTGAGCGGGCGGCAGCTCGAAGAACGCGCGGTCAGCCTGGCCGCGTCGCTGATCTGCGACGCGTATCTGCGAGGGTTCAGGGTGGGGCTGCGTGTCTTGGGCCCGGAGTGTCCGACCTTCCGCGCCCGCCACAGCCTGCTGCACCGCACGCAGCTGCTCGAAGCGTTAACGGAGATGGACCTTGCGCAAAAGGACCAAAACCTGTCCGGGGCCGACACCCTTCAAAGAACGGCGGTGGTGATCTGGCCCGGGCGGGGCTCGACGCCCTCCGTCGGCGGACGCGGTGGCAACGGCGGCGGCCCGACCGTTTTGGGAGCGGCGGATTTCGATCGCTACGTCACCAACGCCACAGACCTGGCCGCGCTGGACCAAGCCACCTCGCGGAACACTCTTGCCGCCAAACGATCGGAGCTGAGTGGTTCCCTCGCGACCGCTGCCGTGGCCACTGCCCGGGGGGGTGAGTGA
- the scpB gene encoding SMC-Scp complex subunit ScpB translates to MPENEQATTEESSTPESEEAVETEASTPSEDGSAEESAEEVEAEAAEQAEPIDVDMDEITPKVEAALLTSERAMTSGKIAEALGLNFPGGTKPVNEAIARLNGEYEETGRAFRIEQVAGGWQVMTLPEYADVLAALHKTKAQSKLSPAAMETLAIVAYKQPVLRVDLEAIRGVACGETLRSLMERHLVKIVGRAEEIGRPMLYGTTKQFLEIFGLASLKDLPKVEELRQGGA, encoded by the coding sequence ATGCCAGAAAATGAGCAAGCCACCACGGAAGAGTCGTCTACGCCGGAGTCTGAAGAGGCCGTCGAAACCGAAGCCTCTACGCCGAGTGAGGATGGATCGGCAGAGGAATCTGCGGAGGAGGTCGAGGCCGAGGCGGCGGAGCAGGCCGAGCCGATCGACGTGGACATGGATGAGATCACGCCGAAGGTCGAAGCGGCGCTGCTGACCAGCGAGCGGGCGATGACGTCGGGCAAGATCGCCGAGGCGTTGGGATTGAACTTCCCCGGCGGGACCAAGCCCGTGAACGAGGCGATCGCTCGGCTCAACGGCGAGTACGAAGAGACCGGCCGGGCGTTCCGCATCGAGCAGGTCGCGGGCGGGTGGCAGGTCATGACGCTGCCCGAGTACGCGGATGTGTTGGCGGCGCTGCACAAGACCAAGGCGCAGTCGAAGCTGAGCCCGGCGGCGATGGAGACGCTGGCGATCGTGGCGTACAAGCAGCCGGTGCTGCGGGTCGACCTCGAAGCGATCCGCGGCGTGGCGTGCGGCGAGACGCTGCGTTCGCTGATGGAGCGCCACCTGGTGAAGATCGTCGGGCGTGCGGAAGAGATCGGCCGGCCGATGCTGTACGGCACGACGAAGCAGTTCCTGGAGATCTTCGGGCTCGCGTCGCTGAAGGATTTACCGAAGGTGGAAGAGCTGCGGCAAGGGGGAGCGTGA
- a CDS encoding beta-agarase, producing MATPDSMPLFRFTSDFDLARVTTHDAAVQLADGDGLQIDTANTSPSPGITLHAPDGQPWDLDPYQCVKLHVANLGEHPAELIFKVGDPADAMQAWQMEHRVHLPPGESRTIAKDLVPTPWRFTTPVEFLAMRAGPGQPRADLSSIPQLRLTLNHPAHPHKLAISHIRATNPVQHRSAEGFFPFIDRFGQYKHDHWPGKTLSVDDLQQAAREERKQLEQHPGPAHFDAYGGWAEGPQLQATGRFRAEKRNDAWWLVDPEGRLFWSHGACCVHAATANTGITDREDYFEWLPPEDSDFAEFYGNAGRASHGHYQTLDRYRTYNFTGSNLYQKHGPGWRETFYATTHARMRSWGMNTLAIASDPELCRQGKTPYTETVWVRDTRKLEASKGYWGKFHDVFDPGFRSALRDALARHTHAAADPWCIGFFIENELSWGADASLALATLAGPADQPAKHVFIEDLYAKYTTIDALNAQWDTNHASWDALRQCTQPPDSTMAWDDLIDFYTKTVETYFATVYEEMKAVAPDTMYLGCRLAWAISDIVTRTAARYADVLSFNKYQPDVAEVGLPEGVDKPMVISEFHFGALDRGSLHVGILAAVSQSERAEKYKTYLHSALHNPFIVGTHWFQYADQPPTGRGDGENYNVGLIDLADKPFPELTQAVTEVGHALYPTRHSAAVKDQLHQPPPTPKLDHQTHDHEMYQRSN from the coding sequence ATGGCCACCCCTGATTCCATGCCGCTCTTTCGGTTCACCTCCGACTTCGACCTGGCCCGTGTCACGACACACGACGCCGCGGTTCAGTTAGCCGACGGCGACGGCCTGCAGATCGACACCGCCAACACCTCCCCCAGCCCGGGCATCACGCTCCATGCCCCAGACGGCCAACCCTGGGACCTCGACCCTTACCAGTGCGTCAAGCTCCACGTCGCCAACCTCGGCGAACACCCCGCAGAACTCATCTTCAAGGTCGGCGATCCCGCCGACGCGATGCAGGCCTGGCAGATGGAGCACCGCGTCCACCTCCCGCCGGGTGAATCCCGGACCATCGCCAAAGACCTCGTGCCCACCCCCTGGCGTTTCACCACGCCCGTCGAGTTCCTCGCGATGCGGGCCGGCCCCGGCCAACCGCGGGCCGACCTCTCGTCCATCCCGCAGCTCCGGCTGACGCTCAACCACCCCGCGCACCCACACAAGCTGGCCATCTCTCACATCCGTGCGACCAACCCGGTGCAGCACCGATCGGCCGAGGGCTTCTTCCCGTTCATCGATCGCTTCGGGCAATACAAACACGACCACTGGCCGGGCAAAACGTTGTCGGTTGATGACCTCCAACAAGCCGCCCGTGAAGAACGGAAGCAACTTGAACAACACCCCGGGCCCGCACATTTCGATGCCTACGGCGGATGGGCCGAGGGACCTCAACTCCAAGCCACCGGACGCTTCCGCGCCGAGAAACGCAACGACGCCTGGTGGCTGGTCGACCCCGAGGGCCGGCTGTTCTGGTCGCACGGTGCCTGCTGTGTCCACGCCGCCACCGCCAACACCGGCATCACCGATCGCGAAGACTACTTCGAGTGGCTCCCGCCCGAAGACTCCGACTTCGCCGAGTTCTACGGCAACGCCGGCCGCGCTTCTCACGGCCATTACCAAACCCTCGACCGCTACCGCACCTACAACTTCACCGGCTCCAACCTCTACCAAAAGCACGGCCCCGGCTGGCGCGAAACTTTCTACGCCACCACCCACGCCCGCATGCGTTCGTGGGGCATGAACACCCTCGCGATCGCTTCGGACCCCGAGCTCTGCCGACAAGGCAAAACCCCCTACACCGAAACCGTCTGGGTCCGAGACACCCGCAAGCTCGAGGCCTCCAAGGGCTACTGGGGCAAGTTCCACGATGTCTTCGACCCCGGCTTCCGCAGCGCTCTCCGTGACGCGCTGGCCAGACACACCCACGCCGCAGCCGATCCGTGGTGCATCGGCTTCTTCATCGAGAACGAGCTCTCCTGGGGCGCGGATGCCTCGCTGGCTCTGGCCACCCTCGCCGGGCCCGCCGACCAACCCGCCAAGCACGTCTTCATTGAAGATCTCTATGCGAAGTACACCACCATCGATGCGCTCAACGCGCAATGGGATACGAATCACGCCTCGTGGGACGCGTTGCGGCAATGCACGCAGCCGCCCGACAGCACCATGGCTTGGGACGACCTCATCGACTTCTACACCAAGACTGTCGAGACGTATTTTGCAACGGTGTACGAAGAGATGAAGGCGGTTGCGCCCGACACGATGTACCTGGGCTGCCGGTTGGCCTGGGCGATCAGCGACATCGTCACGCGCACCGCGGCGCGTTACGCCGATGTGTTGAGTTTCAACAAGTATCAGCCCGATGTCGCCGAGGTTGGTTTGCCCGAAGGCGTGGACAAGCCGATGGTCATCAGCGAGTTCCACTTCGGGGCTCTGGACCGCGGGAGTCTCCACGTCGGCATCCTGGCCGCTGTCTCGCAATCCGAGCGGGCCGAAAAATACAAGACCTACCTCCACTCGGCCCTGCACAACCCGTTCATCGTCGGCACCCACTGGTTCCAGTACGCCGACCAGCCCCCGACGGGCCGCGGCGACGGCGAGAACTACAACGTGGGCCTCATCGACCTCGCCGACAAGCCCTTCCCCGAACTGACCCAGGCCGTGACCGAGGTTGGCCACGCGCTCTATCCGACCCGGCACAGCGCGGCCGTGAAAGACCAATTGCACCAGCCCCCGCCCACGCCCAAGCTCGATCACCAGACGCACGACCACGAGATGTACCAGCGCTCGAACTAG